Below is a genomic region from Ancylomarina subtilis.
AAAGTTAAAGAAAAAAAACTTTAAACTCCAAATCGACTAAACATTAACCACTGAAATTCGGTCACTTATCAATGAAAAAACAACATTCACGACACATTAGATGTATTGATTTTACTACAGACTCACTCTATTTTCGAACAGAACGATTTTTTTTTATATCAGGATGTATTTCTTTATTTCGTATTGAAACTCACTATTCGAAAACGAATATTTATCCGGATTTAACAATTCAATTGGATGGGGTCTATTCAATAACAAGAAGGCCCTAAATGTCTTCACTGGAATTTCTCATGGGATTGACACTAAAATGTTTGGCTGTAGTCTATTCGTGGAAGGCTTATTTATGATCGGCTCAAAAGATGGCCCCTTTTAAGCCATATTCGTTTTACGAAAGCTTCAGAAAGAACGGGACGTTGAGAACTTGGTGCGATATTCTGAAAAAACGATTCGCACCCCAAGGCTTTATAAGTCATCAGATAATAAAACAAGAGGGCAAACAAGACGCCAGGACATACACCAGTTCCCTCAGGAGCCTTTCCCGGAATTGCTCCCCTTATGCTCCTGCAGAAGTTTGGAGCAAACCGACAACAAATTTGACTTAATCGTTTTCATAAAGTCTTAATCTGTTTCTCAAAGCATTTAATTCGTCTCTCAATGCCTTTTCTTTCTCTAAAAGATTAAATACGACATCGATGCCTTCAATATTAACGTTTAGCTCGTGATGCAAACGGATCATTTTTTCGAGGTCACTTATTTGGTCCTGATGTATAAATTGATCTTGTTCAATGATTACAATTTGAATCAGTCCTGTTTGGTACAAAGCATCAATAAATGAAAATTCAATCTCGTAGTGCGAACAAAGGGTGGTTATTTCAATTAAATTCTTTTCCATATTAGCCTATTTTTTGTAATTCTTTAAATAGCTCCTTTTCTTTCTCGCTCAGGTTTGTAGGAATCTTAATCAGGTAGGTGATTATGAGATCGCCAAATTCGCCCTCCTTCTTATAAACAGGAAAGCCCTTCCCTTTCAACTTTACTTTAGTTTCGTTTTGTGTTTCAGGTGCTATTTTTAGTTTCACTTTGCCATCAAAAGTATCCACCATAATCTCGCCGCCTAAAAGTGACGTGTACAGGTTTAGATAAACATTTAAATATAAATTATTACCATCCCGTTTAAATTGTGTCCGATTGATAATGATAAACTTAATGTACAGATCGCCATTGGGTCCGCCATTCAATCCCTGGCCTCCCTTTCCTTTTATTTTAATCACCTGACCATTCTCCACACCTGCGGGTATGGTCAGCCGTATATTGTTATCATTTACAGTTAATACCCGCTTATGCGTTGTATAAACGTCTTTTAAATCCAAATGCAATTCGGCATGATAATCCTGACCTTTAAATTTGGGATAATGAGCCTGCCTGTAAGAAGATCGTTTTCCTCCAAACATAGACTCAAAAAAATCCGAATATTCCTGACCTGAAAACCCTTGCTGAGCAAATCCATGCTGAGACTGTTGTTGCCTTTGATATTGGGCTTTTTCATATTCCTCACCCTGTTTCCAATCCTTACCATACTTATCATATTTATTGCGATTTTCGGGCACGCTCAACACTTGGTAGGCTTCATTTATTTCTTTGAATTTGATCTCAGCTTCCTTATTGTCGGGGTTTAAATCCGGATGATATTTCCGGGCGAGTTTTCGATAGGCCGCTTTAATTTCCTTTACACTTGCGGTTTTCGAAACGCCCAAAATCTTATAATAATCTATAAATGCCATTAAATTATTTTTAGTTTATTTTTATTGGGCATACAGGTCTTTTTAAGGACCATGCACTTTCTTTTTATAATGCTATCAATCTATAAGCAACACAAGAAAATCACCGAACAAGCACCTTCAAGTTTTCCCATAATCAATAGGGTCCCCACTGATATCTCAACTTACAGATTACAACTTAAATTACAAAATTTTAAAAGCAAACAATCAATCGAACTATCGCAAAATCAGAAACATATCTAAAATAGAACCCATCTACATAATTAGGAATCCTTAATGAGAGGCATAAAAAAGGTGTGATTTTCTCCAATCACACCTTTTACTGATATGTAAATGCCAATCCCACCAAAGAATCAAACATTTACACAAGCTATCGTCACCCCCAAAAAAATCAGAGGTGATCAATAGATGCCGGTTCCAGAAACACATCCAGACGATCGGTCACACCAAAATTGTGAACCAGTGTAATGATCTGGCTTTTATAATTGGTTGCACTAAATTCAATTGGAAAAGTCCCGGCATCGAGATGTGAAATGCGAAAACCACCTTCTGCACCTCTTATGCTATGCACAATCTCAGCCTCTGGAATCAAAACCCGGGCATTCGGAACGGGTTTTCTGGTCCGACTATCCTTCACCGACCCGATTAGGGCCATTTTTCTACTTGCGATGCGTTCCCGTCGGACCGCCTGCAAATAAGCGGCATAAACTTCAGGATCGGATAACTTGAAGAAACTCTCCATCAGTTTATTCAACTGATCGATCTGTAAACGATCTATTTCCTTAGCCAGACTTTCGATTGTGAGCGTGGCACTTTCCTTTTTCTTAATCATCTCCTGAGGCAAAGCCATATATGACTCCAGAGCCGAACAATTGTCCTTTAACAACTGAAGCATTTCAGCACTAATGCCCATCTCTGCCAGGCTTTCAGTATTCATATCACAGTACTCAATAATACTAACTGCCTTATGCTTTATGTTCAGAAACGACATCCGCAGCAATTTTTTATAGGTACTCTTGTAGTTCTCAATATCATTCAACTGATTCTTATTTAAACAGTTGGTATAAATCAGGTTCATAATACTGA
It encodes:
- a CDS encoding chaperone modulator CbpM, coding for MEKNLIEITTLCSHYEIEFSFIDALYQTGLIQIVIIEQDQFIHQDQISDLEKMIRLHHELNVNIEGIDVVFNLLEKEKALRDELNALRNRLRLYEND
- a CDS encoding DnaJ C-terminal domain-containing protein — encoded protein: MAFIDYYKILGVSKTASVKEIKAAYRKLARKYHPDLNPDNKEAEIKFKEINEAYQVLSVPENRNKYDKYGKDWKQGEEYEKAQYQRQQQSQHGFAQQGFSGQEYSDFFESMFGGKRSSYRQAHYPKFKGQDYHAELHLDLKDVYTTHKRVLTVNDNNIRLTIPAGVENGQVIKIKGKGGQGLNGGPNGDLYIKFIIINRTQFKRDGNNLYLNVYLNLYTSLLGGEIMVDTFDGKVKLKIAPETQNETKVKLKGKGFPVYKKEGEFGDLIITYLIKIPTNLSEKEKELFKELQKIG
- a CDS encoding carboxypeptidase-like regulatory domain-containing protein codes for the protein MNKKFIPVQKMLYQFNDFVTEFKSKLEAIPLVWTLIGKLLKLGVDLNEAILIQTADNRGYTLAKTQRRENLAHSLISIMNLIYTNCLNKNQLNDIENYKSTYKKLLRMSFLNIKHKAVSIIEYCDMNTESLAEMGISAEMLQLLKDNCSALESYMALPQEMIKKKESATLTIESLAKEIDRLQIDQLNKLMESFFKLSDPEVYAAYLQAVRRERIASRKMALIGSVKDSRTRKPVPNARVLIPEAEIVHSIRGAEGGFRISHLDAGTFPIEFSATNYKSQIITLVHNFGVTDRLDVFLEPASIDHL